A portion of the Ascaphus truei isolate aAscTru1 chromosome 14, aAscTru1.hap1, whole genome shotgun sequence genome contains these proteins:
- the LOC142465872 gene encoding apolipoprotein L3-like, with product MSSTNDMINISPDEKEAKKLLWQFVKLLASTSPEVQTCIKDMRGIADDVDQFHRGATIANLTGSSVGVAGGITTIVGLCLAPVTLGTSLIVSLVGIGVAVAGGVTGATASTADYINTKKKRSAVQEIINVIQKYMEKVLECLGNLNKCVKQIQSPNNLRSVNCEAAIAGAKITGRGVYAAVEVGRLAQLLRVSAGAARGIRVAGAISGVLTGIFMLVDVAFIVRDSVDMGKGAKTEQAEEIREKAKNVEDRFQELEKIGKEIEDYFLLK from the exons ATGTCTTCTACAAATGACATGATCAATATTTCTCCCGATGAGAAAGAG GCCAAGAAACTCCTCTGGCAGTTTGTGAAGCTCCTCGCATCTACTTCACCTGAAGTGCAAACGTGCATCAAGGACATGCGTGGTATCGCTGATGATGTTGATCAATTCCATAGAGGTGCCACCATTGCCAACCTTACGGGGAGCTCAGTTGGAGTAGCAGGGGGGATCACCACCATTGTAGGTCTCTGCCTGGCTCCTGTCACTTTGGGTACCTCTCTGATTGTTTCGCTGGTTGGCATTGGAGTGGCTGTTGCAGGAGGTGTTACTGGTGCTACTGCCTCAACTGCTGATTATATTAACACTAAAAAGAAACGCAGTGCGGTACAGGAGATAATTAATGTCATTCAGAAATACATGGAAAAGGTGCTAGAGTGCTTGGGAAACCTTAATAAATGTGTGAAACAAATCCAGTCTCCAAATAACTTGAGGTCTGTGAATTGCGAGGCAGCAATTGCAGGAGCCAAGATTACTGGAAGAGGGGTATACGCAGCTGTTGAGGTAGGCAGGTTAGCCCAGCTCCTTAGGGTATCTGCGGGTGCAGCTCGTGGAATCCGAGTAGCAGGAGCCATATCTGGGGTCTTGACGGGAATCTTCATGCTGGTTGACGTGGCATTCATTGTGAGGGATTCTGTGGATATGGGAAAAGGGGCAAAGACTGAGCAGGCAGAAGAGATACGGGAAAAAGCTAAGAATGTAGAGGACAGATTTCAAGAACTGGAAAAGATTGGCAAAGAAATAGAGGATTATTTCTTACTGAAGTGA